A genome region from Microbacterium terricola includes the following:
- the pyrE gene encoding orotate phosphoribosyltransferase, with protein sequence MTVASTPELEADRQALIGLIQDEAVFHGDFTLSSGKKATYYVDMRKLTLDHRAAPAIGRIMLDLIKDVDGVVAVGGLTLGADPIANAVMHESARTDSPLDAFVVRKEPKDHGRGRQVEGADVAGRRVIVVEDTSTTGQSALKAVDALRREGAEPIAVAVIVDRKTGAQAAVEAAGLQWLAAIDLDDLGLAPQ encoded by the coding sequence ATGACCGTCGCCTCCACGCCCGAACTCGAAGCCGATCGACAGGCCCTCATCGGCCTCATCCAGGACGAAGCCGTCTTCCACGGCGACTTCACCCTCTCCAGCGGCAAGAAGGCGACCTACTACGTCGATATGCGCAAGCTGACGCTCGACCACCGTGCGGCGCCCGCCATCGGCCGGATCATGCTCGATCTGATCAAGGACGTCGACGGCGTCGTCGCGGTCGGCGGGCTGACGCTCGGCGCCGACCCGATCGCGAACGCGGTGATGCACGAGTCGGCGCGCACCGACTCGCCCCTCGACGCGTTCGTGGTGCGCAAGGAGCCCAAGGACCACGGCCGCGGCCGTCAGGTGGAGGGGGCGGATGTCGCGGGCCGGCGCGTCATCGTGGTCGAGGACACCTCGACCACAGGGCAGTCGGCCCTCAAGGCCGTCGACGCGCTGCGCCGCGAAGGGGCCGAGCCGATCGCGGTCGCGGTGATCGTCGACCGCAAGACCGGCGCGCAGGCCGCGGTCGAGGCCGCCGGGCTGCAGTGGCTCGCCGCGATCGACCTCGACGACCTGGGCCTCGCGCCGCAGTAG
- a CDS encoding Re/Si-specific NAD(P)(+) transhydrogenase subunit alpha: MTRIGIVAEQPGETRVAATPTTVQKLHALGYETVIESGAGAASSFPDGAYAAAGTVVVGREEAWACEVVLKLNPPTPREVDLLADGATIVGMLSPALRPEVRESLQTRGITALALDAVPRISRAQSMDVLSSMANISGYRAVVEAAHEFGRFFTGQVTAAGKVPPAKVLVAGAGVAGLAAIGAASSLGAIVRATDPRPEVADQVRSIGGEYLPVEVAEQMASSDGYAKATSEAYDRRAAEIYSEQAADVDIIITTALIPGRPAPRLITAADVATMKPGSVIVDMAAAQGGNVEGSVAGVRTVTAGGVIILGYTDLAGRLPAQASQLYGTNLVNLIKLLTPGKDGQLTLDFDDVVQRSVTVVRDGESTWPPPPVQVSAVPQATTDAVATASAPAKRTVSRTTRNTLIGVGLAALFAVCALAPAPLPQHVTVLMLSVVVGFYVIGKVAHALHTPLMSVTNAISGIIIVGALVQITTPDLTVQILAAIAVLLASINIFGGFAVTRRMLAMFSKGSDQKGAQR; this comes from the coding sequence ATGACCCGCATCGGCATCGTCGCTGAGCAACCAGGGGAGACGCGGGTCGCCGCGACCCCGACCACCGTCCAGAAGCTGCACGCCCTCGGGTACGAGACCGTCATCGAGAGCGGCGCGGGTGCCGCGTCCTCCTTCCCCGACGGGGCGTATGCCGCCGCCGGCACGGTCGTCGTCGGCCGGGAGGAGGCGTGGGCGTGCGAGGTGGTGCTCAAGCTCAACCCGCCGACGCCCCGGGAGGTCGACCTGCTCGCCGATGGAGCGACGATCGTCGGGATGCTGAGCCCCGCTCTGCGTCCCGAGGTGCGCGAGTCGCTGCAGACCCGTGGGATCACGGCGCTCGCCCTCGACGCGGTGCCGCGCATCTCGCGCGCACAGTCGATGGACGTGCTCAGCTCGATGGCCAACATCTCCGGCTACCGCGCCGTCGTCGAGGCCGCGCACGAGTTCGGCCGCTTCTTCACCGGCCAGGTGACGGCGGCCGGCAAGGTGCCGCCCGCGAAGGTCCTCGTGGCCGGCGCCGGTGTGGCCGGTCTCGCCGCGATCGGCGCCGCCTCGAGCCTCGGCGCCATCGTCCGCGCGACCGACCCGCGACCCGAGGTCGCCGACCAGGTCCGCTCGATCGGAGGCGAGTACCTCCCCGTCGAGGTCGCCGAGCAGATGGCGTCGAGCGACGGCTACGCCAAGGCGACGAGCGAGGCCTACGACCGCCGCGCCGCGGAGATCTACTCGGAGCAGGCCGCGGACGTCGACATCATCATCACGACCGCGCTCATCCCCGGGCGCCCCGCACCGCGCCTCATCACCGCGGCCGACGTCGCCACCATGAAGCCGGGGAGCGTCATCGTCGACATGGCCGCCGCGCAGGGCGGCAACGTCGAGGGCTCGGTCGCCGGCGTGCGGACCGTGACCGCCGGCGGTGTGATCATCCTGGGCTACACCGATCTGGCCGGACGGCTGCCGGCCCAGGCGTCGCAGCTCTACGGCACCAACCTGGTGAATCTGATCAAGCTGCTCACGCCGGGCAAGGACGGGCAGCTGACGCTCGACTTCGACGACGTCGTGCAGCGCTCGGTCACCGTCGTGCGCGACGGCGAGTCGACGTGGCCGCCTCCGCCCGTGCAGGTGTCGGCGGTGCCGCAGGCGACGACGGATGCGGTGGCCACCGCATCCGCTCCCGCGAAGCGCACCGTCAGCCGGACGACGCGGAACACGCTCATCGGGGTCGGGCTGGCCGCGCTCTTCGCGGTGTGCGCACTGGCCCCGGCGCCGCTGCCGCAGCACGTCACCGTGCTGATGCTGTCGGTGGTGGTCGGCTTCTACGTCATCGGGAAGGTGGCGCACGCGCTGCACACGCCGCTGATGAGCGTCACCAACGCGATCTCGGGCATCATCATCGTCGGCGCGCTCGTGCAGATCACGACGCCCGACCTCACCGTGCAGATCCTCGCGGCGATCGCGGTGCTGCTGGCCTCGATCAACATCTTCGGCGGATTCGCCGTCACCCGCCGCATGCTCGCGATGTTCAGCAAGGGCTCCGACCAGAAGGGCGCACAGCGATGA
- the pntB gene encoding Re/Si-specific NAD(P)(+) transhydrogenase subunit beta, which yields MIAGPVAGAAYIVAALLFILSLAGLSKHESARAGVRYGIIGMAIALLATIGLVVQTAVFGRAEGTGAIGLVLLVVAMLVGGSIGLWRARVVEMTGMPELIALLHSFVGLAAVLVGWNGALYDSGLTGALDDIHHAEVFVGVFIGAVTFTGSIVAFLKLSGRMPSKPLMLPGKNALNVGALIAFVALTVWYVITPELWLLVIVTVLALALGWHLVASIGGGDMPVVVSMLNSYSGWAAAAAGFLLNNDLLIVTGALVGSSGAYLSYIMCKAMNRSFLSVIAGGFGIEAPRAGDEEAGEHREIDAETAAEMLSAASTVVITPGYGMAVAQAQYPVAELAGRLRDRGVDVRFGIHPVAGRLPGHMNVLLAEAKVPYDIVLEMDEVNDDLAATSVVLVIGANDTVNPAAAEDPTSPIAGMPVLRVWEAENVIVFKRSMASGYAGVQNPLFFRENTQMLFGDAKDRVEDILRHL from the coding sequence ATGATCGCCGGACCCGTCGCGGGCGCCGCCTACATCGTCGCCGCCCTGCTGTTCATCCTGAGCCTCGCCGGGCTCAGCAAGCACGAGTCGGCGCGCGCCGGCGTCCGCTACGGCATCATCGGCATGGCGATCGCGCTGCTCGCGACCATCGGGCTCGTCGTGCAGACCGCGGTGTTCGGCCGGGCGGAGGGCACCGGCGCGATCGGGCTCGTCCTCCTCGTCGTGGCCATGCTCGTCGGCGGTTCGATCGGACTGTGGCGGGCGCGGGTGGTCGAGATGACCGGCATGCCCGAGCTCATCGCCCTGCTGCACTCGTTCGTCGGGCTCGCCGCCGTGCTCGTCGGCTGGAACGGCGCGCTCTACGACAGCGGCCTCACCGGCGCGCTCGACGACATCCACCACGCCGAGGTGTTCGTGGGCGTCTTCATCGGCGCGGTGACCTTCACCGGGTCGATCGTGGCGTTCCTGAAGCTGTCCGGCCGGATGCCGTCGAAGCCGCTCATGCTGCCGGGCAAGAACGCCCTCAACGTGGGCGCCCTGATCGCCTTCGTCGCCCTGACCGTCTGGTACGTCATCACTCCCGAGCTCTGGCTGCTCGTCATCGTGACGGTGCTCGCCCTCGCGCTCGGGTGGCACCTGGTCGCCTCGATCGGCGGCGGCGACATGCCCGTCGTCGTCTCGATGCTCAACAGCTACTCGGGCTGGGCGGCCGCGGCCGCGGGCTTCCTGCTGAACAACGATCTGCTGATCGTCACGGGTGCGCTCGTCGGCTCGTCCGGTGCGTATCTGTCCTACATCATGTGCAAGGCGATGAACCGCTCGTTCCTGTCGGTGATCGCCGGCGGGTTCGGCATCGAGGCTCCGCGTGCGGGCGACGAAGAGGCCGGCGAGCATCGGGAGATCGATGCCGAGACCGCCGCGGAGATGCTGAGCGCAGCATCCACCGTCGTCATCACACCCGGATACGGCATGGCGGTCGCGCAGGCCCAGTACCCGGTCGCCGAACTGGCCGGCCGGCTGCGCGACCGGGGCGTGGACGTGCGCTTCGGCATCCATCCGGTCGCCGGACGACTGCCTGGTCACATGAACGTGCTGCTCGCCGAGGCGAAGGTGCCGTACGACATCGTGCTCGAGATGGACGAGGTCAACGACGATCTGGCGGCGACGTCGGTCGTGCTCGTGATCGGCGCGAACGACACCGTGAACCCGGCAGCCGCGGAGGATCCGACCAGCCCGATCGCCGGGATGCCGGTGCTGCGGGTGTGGGAGGCCGAGAACGTCATCGTGTTCAAGCGGTCGATGGCGTCGGGCTACGCGGGGGTCCAGAACCCGCTGTTCTTCCGCGAGAACACGCAGATGCTGTTCGGCGACGCGAAGGACCGGGTCGAGGACATCCTCCGCCACCTGTGA
- a CDS encoding exodeoxyribonuclease III, whose protein sequence is MRLATWNVNSIRARVARTVDFAVREHIDVLAMQEIKCKPEQFPYEAFEEAGYHVVAHGLSQWNGVAIASREPIEDVETAFPGMPGFAKDHDGPDAPLEARAIGATVGGVKVWSLYVPNGRALGDPHYTYKLHWLEALAAHTRATLAASPDLPLALVGDFNIAPTPADNGDPAVVEGFSTHVSPPERAAFADLEAAGLADVVRPLVPAGFTYWDYKRLRFPRNEGMRIDFILGSRALADAVTGAAIHRDERKGEIPSDHVPVVVDLDLASPDDDDDVPMIFG, encoded by the coding sequence ATGCGCCTGGCCACCTGGAACGTGAACTCCATCCGCGCGCGCGTGGCGCGCACCGTCGACTTCGCCGTGCGCGAGCACATCGACGTGCTCGCGATGCAGGAGATCAAGTGCAAGCCGGAGCAGTTCCCGTACGAGGCGTTCGAGGAGGCCGGGTACCACGTCGTCGCGCACGGGCTGAGCCAGTGGAACGGCGTCGCGATCGCCAGCCGCGAGCCCATCGAGGACGTCGAGACCGCGTTCCCCGGCATGCCGGGGTTCGCGAAGGACCACGACGGACCCGACGCGCCGCTCGAGGCCCGTGCGATCGGCGCGACGGTCGGCGGAGTGAAGGTGTGGAGCCTCTATGTGCCGAACGGGCGCGCGCTCGGCGACCCGCACTACACGTACAAGCTGCACTGGCTCGAAGCGCTCGCGGCGCACACCCGCGCCACCCTCGCGGCCTCGCCCGACCTGCCCCTCGCGCTCGTCGGGGACTTCAACATCGCGCCGACTCCGGCCGACAACGGCGACCCCGCGGTCGTCGAGGGGTTCTCCACCCACGTCTCCCCTCCCGAGCGCGCGGCGTTCGCCGATCTCGAGGCGGCGGGCCTGGCCGACGTCGTGCGCCCGCTCGTCCCCGCGGGCTTCACGTACTGGGACTACAAGCGACTGCGCTTCCCCCGCAACGAGGGCATGCGCATCGACTTCATCCTCGGCTCGCGGGCTCTGGCAGACGCCGTGACGGGCGCCGCGATCCACCGCGACGAGCGCAAGGGCGAGATCCCGAGCGACCACGTGCCCGTCGTCGTCGACCTCGACCTGGCCTCGCCGGATGACGACGACGATGTGCCGATGATCTTCGGCTGA
- a CDS encoding dihydrofolate reductase family protein, with amino-acid sequence MTGRIVIDLFTTLDGVAQAPGGPEEDPSDGFPYGGWQAPLLDDTAGERVGEGIARLDALLLGRRTYDIFAAYWPTHSGVDSPIAEILNRVPKYVASRGTPTLEWSGSSQLGPDLAAEIARLREQHAETHVIGSVDFVQSLLAEDLYDELNLWVHPVVLGQGKKVFPDGATPATLRLLEPAVTSEKGVLLLRYGPGGPVRTGDMDKPDRGL; translated from the coding sequence ATGACCGGACGCATCGTGATCGACCTGTTCACGACCCTCGACGGGGTCGCCCAGGCACCCGGTGGACCCGAGGAGGACCCGTCGGACGGGTTCCCGTACGGCGGCTGGCAGGCGCCGCTGCTGGACGACACCGCCGGGGAGCGCGTCGGAGAGGGCATCGCGCGACTCGACGCGCTGCTGCTCGGCCGCCGCACCTACGACATCTTCGCGGCCTACTGGCCGACCCATTCCGGTGTGGATTCGCCGATCGCGGAGATCCTCAACCGCGTGCCGAAGTACGTCGCCTCGCGGGGCACGCCGACGCTGGAGTGGTCGGGCTCGTCGCAGCTCGGTCCCGATCTCGCCGCCGAGATCGCGCGGCTGCGCGAGCAGCACGCCGAGACCCACGTGATCGGCAGCGTGGACTTCGTGCAGTCGCTGCTCGCCGAGGACCTCTACGACGAGCTGAATCTCTGGGTGCACCCCGTGGTGCTCGGGCAGGGCAAGAAGGTGTTCCCGGACGGAGCGACGCCGGCGACCCTGCGGCTGCTGGAGCCGGCCGTCACGTCGGAGAAGGGCGTGCTGCTGCTGCGCTACGGCCCCGGCGGTCCCGTCCGCACCGGCGACATGGACAAGCCCGACCGCGGGCTCTGA